The proteins below come from a single Edaphobacter acidisoli genomic window:
- a CDS encoding flagellar hook assembly protein FlgD, with protein MSVFDSNAAAGVSQSASSTVASALSAKSKSAVASAKDTSGTSGTNSSSSTSSDPSQITSSDFLTLLVSELQNQDPTQPTDPNSYIQQLVGVNSLQQLIQINQEVGSIAPASTTTSTSAS; from the coding sequence ATGAGTGTTTTCGATAGCAATGCGGCTGCGGGCGTCAGCCAGTCTGCGTCTTCAACGGTAGCTTCTGCGTTGAGCGCGAAGAGCAAATCAGCGGTTGCAAGCGCAAAGGACACCTCTGGAACAAGCGGAACGAATAGCTCATCGAGCACGAGCTCGGATCCGTCGCAGATTACATCGAGTGATTTTCTGACGTTGCTGGTGAGTGAGTTGCAGAACCAGGACCCGACACAGCCTACGGACCCGAATTCTTATATTCAACAGCTCGTCGGCGTGAACAGCTTGCAGCAGTTGATTCAGATTAACCAGGAAGTCGGGTCGATTGCGCCTGCGTCGACGACCACATCAACATCAGCCAGTTAA
- the fliP gene encoding flagellar type III secretion system pore protein FliP (The bacterial flagellar biogenesis protein FliP forms a type III secretion system (T3SS)-type pore required for flagellar assembly.), whose product MQLAKWSQWVVIVLALAVPTAAARAQQAPRGQSTSRTQTFKSAGDSSDTGSEFGAAASKADISIADALKANRSVPWSIVLGLTLLTLLPALLLSMTPMVRLLVVFHFLRQALGTQTAPSNQVLMGLALMMTWFLMQPVMVQVEQTAVAPYSAGTISGTEAIERGMAPVKQYMLRYAREKDLAVFASAGMASQPRTKDDLPMQVVVPAYILSELKAGFEIGAILFLPFLLVDLVVASVTTSVGMMQLPPVVISTPLKILLFVMVDGWHLLAAELIKSF is encoded by the coding sequence ATGCAGTTAGCGAAGTGGTCACAATGGGTTGTTATTGTGCTGGCGCTTGCCGTGCCAACGGCCGCTGCTCGTGCGCAGCAGGCTCCCCGCGGTCAATCGACGAGTCGCACACAAACCTTCAAAAGCGCTGGGGATTCTTCGGATACAGGTTCAGAGTTCGGAGCGGCGGCTTCAAAGGCCGATATTTCGATTGCCGATGCCCTGAAGGCCAACCGAAGCGTCCCATGGTCGATTGTGCTGGGGCTTACGCTTCTAACGTTGCTGCCCGCATTGTTGCTGTCGATGACACCGATGGTACGTCTGCTGGTGGTCTTTCATTTTTTGCGACAGGCCCTGGGTACGCAGACTGCGCCGTCCAACCAGGTCTTGATGGGACTTGCGCTGATGATGACCTGGTTTTTGATGCAGCCGGTGATGGTTCAAGTAGAGCAGACGGCAGTCGCACCTTACAGTGCAGGAACAATTAGCGGTACAGAGGCAATTGAGCGCGGCATGGCGCCTGTCAAGCAGTACATGCTCCGCTATGCGCGCGAGAAGGACCTTGCGGTGTTTGCATCGGCTGGTATGGCTTCGCAGCCTCGGACAAAAGATGATCTACCGATGCAGGTCGTTGTGCCCGCATACATTCTAAGTGAATTGAAGGCCGGGTTCGAAATCGGAGCGATCCTTTTCCTGCCGTTTTTGCTGGTTGATCTCGTGGTAGCGAGCGTGACGACCTCAGTGGGAATGATGCAGTTGCCGCCGGTGGTGATCTCGACGCCGTTGAAGATTCTGCTGTTTGTGATGGTCGATGGCTGGCATCTGCTGGCTGCCGAGCTCATCAAGAGCTTTTAG
- a CDS encoding flagellar biosynthetic protein FliO yields the protein MELIRGAKATRKTSQPEVQGLAGWAINLMKNRGSLREGSERQMRLEETLSLGGKRQLLLISCAGEKFLVGGSMESVEVIVPVRSHGSTEAAKGTDTQCS from the coding sequence ATGGAATTGATACGTGGAGCAAAAGCAACAAGAAAGACGAGCCAGCCTGAGGTGCAGGGTCTTGCCGGATGGGCAATCAATCTGATGAAAAATCGCGGCAGTTTGCGAGAAGGTTCGGAGCGGCAGATGCGTCTCGAAGAGACACTTTCGCTCGGCGGCAAGAGGCAATTGCTGCTGATTAGCTGCGCGGGAGAGAAATTTCTGGTGGGCGGAAGTATGGAGAGTGTTGAGGTGATCGTTCCTGTCAGGAGCCACGGATCTACGGAAGCAGCAAAGGGCACGGACACTCAATGCAGTTAG
- a CDS encoding flagellar hook protein FlgE, translated as MGNFSIALSGLQANTVALNTIGNNLANLNTTAYKGQSTSFEDLFYQQIGESGSGDAIQSGAGVKVSGTDTNFLQGTLLPTTDSADMALAGNGFFVVQQNGVQSLTRAGNFQLDSNGNLTTVDGEQVMGYGATNGVVNQSAGLQPLTIPVGANEAAQATGNIQVTANLDASATVGTTFSSPVQVFDSLGSSHQVTITYTKTGTNTWDYSVALPAGDATGAPSNNTGTLTFNSAGQLTSPAGSVANITFPGLTDGASNLSFNWDLNDSSGNPTVTQLASASSNNGTQQDGFASGVYQSFTVDPSGVITAQFSNGRTSTIGQVAVATVANTAGLTVTGNNNFTTTAASGLATVGVAGTGGRGTLTDDSLEQSNVDISTEFSNLIVAQRAFEANSKTVTTFDTVTQDTLALIR; from the coding sequence ATGGGAAATTTTTCAATTGCGCTGTCGGGGCTGCAAGCCAATACGGTTGCGCTAAACACAATTGGCAATAATCTGGCCAATTTAAATACAACTGCTTATAAGGGGCAGAGCACTTCGTTCGAAGACCTGTTTTATCAGCAGATCGGTGAGTCGGGGTCGGGCGATGCTATTCAATCGGGCGCCGGCGTCAAGGTGTCTGGGACGGATACGAACTTTTTGCAGGGCACGCTACTGCCTACGACGGACTCTGCGGATATGGCTCTGGCGGGGAATGGCTTTTTCGTCGTGCAACAGAATGGTGTGCAATCGCTGACCAGGGCAGGTAACTTTCAGCTCGATTCAAATGGCAATCTGACCACGGTTGATGGTGAACAGGTGATGGGCTACGGGGCCACGAATGGAGTTGTGAACCAGAGTGCAGGGTTGCAGCCGCTGACGATTCCAGTCGGCGCGAACGAGGCGGCGCAGGCAACGGGGAACATCCAAGTTACGGCGAACCTGGATGCGAGCGCAACGGTGGGAACGACGTTCAGCTCGCCTGTGCAGGTGTTTGATTCACTGGGTTCGAGCCATCAGGTGACGATTACATATACCAAGACAGGGACGAACACCTGGGACTACTCGGTGGCCTTGCCTGCGGGAGACGCTACGGGTGCTCCTTCTAACAACACGGGAACTTTGACATTCAACTCTGCTGGCCAGTTGACTTCGCCGGCAGGGAGCGTCGCCAACATTACATTTCCTGGTTTGACGGACGGTGCAAGTAACCTGAGCTTCAATTGGGATCTGAATGACAGCAGCGGCAATCCTACGGTGACACAGCTGGCTTCGGCTTCGAGCAACAATGGTACGCAGCAGGATGGTTTCGCCAGCGGTGTTTATCAGAGCTTTACCGTTGATCCCAGCGGCGTCATCACGGCCCAGTTCAGCAATGGGCGGACCTCGACTATCGGTCAGGTCGCTGTAGCAACGGTGGCTAATACGGCTGGTTTGACCGTGACTGGTAATAACAACTTCACGACAACCGCTGCGTCCGGCCTGGCGACTGTGGGGGTTGCGGGTACGGGAGGACGTGGCACGCTCACGGACGACTCTCTGGAGCAGTCAAATGTCGATATTTCCACAGAGTTTTCTAATCTGATCGTCGCGCAGCGTGCCTTTGAGGCCAACTCGAAGACCGTGACTACTTTCGATACCGTGACTCAGGACACACTGGCGCTGATTCGATAG
- the flhA gene encoding flagellar biosynthesis protein FlhA — MVFVMLIPIPSFVLDVLLALSITASVIVFLTAVQLRRAVDFSVFPTLLLLLTLFRLSLNIASSRMILLHGHEGTHAAGSVIEAFGQFVIGGNYVVGFVLFLALIAIQFLVVSHGAVRTAEVTARFTLDALPGKQMAIDADMNAGLIDEQGARKRRHAIAREAEFYGAMDGAAKFNQRDSLATMLITAINIVAGLLIGVLQQGVDLTTAVKTYTTLTVGDGLVTMIPSLLVSIAGGIVLTRASSTGSLDEDLGTQLFRKKNTLWIACGVLLALALVPGLPKLSFVLMAVGVGLLARKLPEKDEALLLAEADETSVGASKTAKSGAADSAKGENLASLLKMDDLTLEIGFQLIPLVDEKQGGQMLNRVRALRRHLATELGFIVPPIHITDNLRLKPREYVVSLRGTEIARWQTEQNCLLAVNADPKARQLPGVETREPAFGVMARWIQPGLEEQALAAGYSVVDQTTVIGTHMAELVRRHAHELLGRQEVKRLLDSMNEAYPKLVEELVPKLMSLGEVQKVLQQLLREQVSIRDLGTILEVLVDAAQQSKNVVHLVECVRQSLGRGLVHPLLDGDGGLRVLMLEQGLETELVHTFDPQNAPLMLGDGARSGAAQGDYLRRLVESVKRLTGGSSGSASPVLLCPSPARYHVRRWLEPFLPKVTVLAPAEIPAEIRVRTIGTIG, encoded by the coding sequence ATGGTCTTCGTCATGCTGATTCCGATTCCCAGCTTTGTGTTGGATGTGTTGCTGGCGTTGTCGATTACTGCATCGGTGATTGTGTTTCTGACAGCAGTGCAGCTGAGGCGCGCGGTTGATTTTTCGGTGTTTCCTACACTATTGCTTTTGCTCACACTGTTCCGGCTTTCGCTCAATATTGCATCGAGCCGCATGATCCTGCTCCATGGGCATGAAGGCACCCATGCTGCCGGATCGGTGATTGAGGCGTTTGGGCAGTTTGTCATTGGTGGAAATTATGTTGTTGGCTTTGTGCTGTTTCTCGCGTTGATCGCGATTCAGTTTCTTGTTGTGAGCCATGGTGCTGTGCGGACGGCGGAGGTGACTGCGCGGTTTACGCTCGATGCACTGCCAGGCAAACAGATGGCGATCGATGCCGATATGAATGCTGGCCTGATTGACGAACAGGGCGCGAGAAAGCGGCGGCATGCGATTGCGCGTGAGGCCGAATTTTACGGCGCGATGGATGGCGCCGCGAAGTTCAACCAGAGAGATTCGCTGGCGACGATGCTGATTACCGCAATCAACATTGTTGCGGGACTTTTGATTGGTGTACTGCAGCAGGGTGTTGACCTTACGACCGCGGTGAAGACGTATACCACGCTGACGGTTGGCGACGGACTGGTCACGATGATTCCCAGTCTGCTCGTCTCTATTGCCGGCGGTATTGTGCTGACGCGGGCTTCGTCAACCGGATCGCTGGATGAGGACCTCGGGACGCAGCTCTTCCGCAAAAAGAACACGCTATGGATTGCCTGCGGAGTTTTGCTTGCGCTGGCCTTAGTACCTGGTCTGCCTAAGTTGTCGTTTGTATTGATGGCGGTGGGCGTTGGTCTTCTTGCACGCAAGCTTCCAGAGAAGGATGAGGCGCTTTTGCTTGCCGAGGCGGACGAGACTTCTGTAGGTGCGTCGAAGACTGCCAAGTCTGGCGCTGCGGATTCAGCTAAGGGAGAGAATCTGGCATCGTTGCTGAAGATGGACGACCTGACGCTGGAGATTGGATTCCAGTTGATTCCGCTGGTTGACGAAAAACAGGGCGGGCAGATGTTGAACCGTGTGCGGGCATTGCGGCGTCATCTGGCAACCGAGCTTGGGTTTATCGTTCCGCCGATTCACATTACAGACAACCTGCGGTTGAAGCCACGTGAGTATGTGGTGAGTTTGCGCGGCACTGAGATTGCGCGTTGGCAGACGGAGCAGAACTGTTTGCTGGCGGTTAACGCCGATCCGAAGGCGCGACAACTGCCCGGAGTAGAGACGCGCGAGCCTGCGTTCGGCGTGATGGCGCGATGGATCCAGCCTGGACTGGAAGAACAGGCTCTGGCTGCGGGGTACTCCGTGGTGGACCAGACAACGGTGATAGGTACTCATATGGCTGAACTTGTGCGACGTCATGCGCATGAGCTTCTGGGGCGGCAGGAGGTGAAGCGCCTGCTCGACAGCATGAATGAGGCGTATCCCAAGCTGGTTGAGGAACTGGTGCCGAAGCTGATGAGCCTGGGAGAAGTGCAGAAGGTTCTGCAGCAGCTTTTGCGTGAGCAGGTTTCGATTCGCGACCTTGGGACGATTCTCGAGGTGCTGGTCGATGCGGCGCAGCAATCGAAGAACGTGGTGCACCTGGTGGAGTGTGTGCGGCAGTCGCTGGGGCGTGGGCTGGTGCATCCGCTGCTGGATGGCGACGGAGGGTTGCGAGTACTGATGCTGGAACAAGGGTTGGAGACAGAGCTAGTCCATACCTTCGATCCGCAAAATGCGCCTCTAATGCTGGGCGATGGCGCTCGCTCGGGGGCAGCGCAGGGCGATTATCTGCGGAGGCTTGTGGAATCTGTGAAACGCCTAACCGGAGGGTCCTCTGGATCGGCAAGCCCCGTGCTGTTATGTCCGAGTCCGGCTCGCTATCACGTGCGACGGTGGCTGGAGCCGTTTCTGCCGAAGGTGACAGTGCTGGCGCCAGCCGAAATTCCGGCGGAGATAAGAGTAAGGACGATCGGAACGATTGGTTGA
- a CDS encoding flagellar motor switch protein FliM — protein sequence MGKQLGQGDIDALFAAAATKAASQDGVPEETPIELYNFSRAGQISNDQMRAISSVNDLFARNLMHTLGAWLRAQFKVKLVAGEQLPFNEFLERITPPTYICSVRLEPLGAVGLFEFDMAIAAPIVDVLLGGVGRAWAARELTEIEEAILTSVVEMAVDELNLAWQSVGLEFVFEKRETEAAVARMLTLSEKTLCVSFEARMPEAQGTINLCLPAVVLNAILRRLISEGDRPKRRSKEAQARVRNLMGDVKLSAALQFPAMRLRASDLTALAPGTVLRLPLAKHAASELRIGGLQFGRAYPVRSGEHRGAQLEECIDVVAAANTEPASEQTASVN from the coding sequence ATGGGCAAGCAATTAGGACAGGGCGATATTGATGCGCTGTTTGCGGCAGCAGCGACCAAGGCGGCTTCACAGGACGGCGTGCCAGAGGAGACGCCGATTGAGTTGTACAACTTTAGCCGTGCGGGACAAATCAGCAACGATCAAATGCGGGCTATTAGTTCAGTGAATGATCTTTTCGCCAGAAATCTGATGCATACGCTTGGTGCATGGCTTCGCGCACAGTTCAAAGTGAAACTGGTTGCGGGTGAGCAGCTACCATTCAATGAATTTCTGGAACGCATTACTCCTCCGACCTATATATGTTCGGTCAGGCTGGAGCCTTTGGGGGCTGTGGGGTTGTTTGAATTCGATATGGCGATTGCCGCTCCGATTGTGGATGTGTTGCTCGGAGGAGTTGGGCGCGCATGGGCAGCGCGTGAGCTGACTGAGATTGAGGAAGCCATTCTGACCTCGGTAGTGGAGATGGCAGTCGATGAGTTGAACCTGGCCTGGCAGTCTGTGGGGTTGGAGTTTGTGTTTGAGAAGCGCGAGACGGAGGCTGCCGTTGCGCGCATGCTGACCTTGAGCGAAAAGACACTCTGCGTAAGTTTCGAAGCACGCATGCCCGAGGCGCAGGGAACGATCAATCTGTGTTTGCCGGCGGTGGTGCTGAATGCAATTCTGCGCAGGTTGATTTCAGAGGGCGATAGGCCGAAGCGGCGGTCTAAGGAAGCGCAGGCGCGTGTGCGCAATTTGATGGGTGATGTGAAGCTAAGCGCTGCGCTTCAGTTTCCCGCGATGCGGCTGCGCGCGAGCGATCTGACTGCGCTTGCTCCTGGAACGGTCTTGCGCTTGCCTCTTGCGAAGCATGCGGCATCAGAACTGCGAATAGGTGGCTTGCAGTTTGGGCGGGCATATCCGGTGCGGAGTGGGGAACACCGCGGAGCGCAACTGGAGGAGTGTATCGATGTTGTAGCAGCGGCGAATACAGAACCTGCCTCCGAGCAGACAGCAAGCGTGAATTAG
- a CDS encoding FliM/FliN family flagellar motor C-terminal domain-containing protein, producing the protein MATAMMITQPAGLITSSSVTGKHEERAVAPEDRMAQIEQHSAWPMLSQIRMTMRAELPLDRFRVRDLLSLAKGQVFETVSPDTEDVPIRFGNVQLGWGEFEVVEQRIALRLTRLD; encoded by the coding sequence ATGGCTACGGCAATGATGATTACGCAGCCAGCAGGGCTCATCACTTCGTCTTCCGTTACCGGAAAGCATGAAGAGAGAGCTGTTGCGCCAGAAGACCGGATGGCTCAGATTGAACAACACTCTGCATGGCCGATGCTCTCACAGATCAGGATGACGATGCGAGCGGAGCTGCCGCTGGATCGCTTCCGTGTTCGAGATCTGCTTTCACTCGCCAAGGGGCAAGTGTTCGAAACCGTGTCCCCAGATACAGAAGACGTGCCCATCCGGTTTGGAAATGTGCAATTGGGGTGGGGTGAATTTGAAGTGGTCGAACAGAGGATTGCGCTGCGCTTAACGCGCCTGGATTAG
- a CDS encoding flagellar biosynthetic protein FliQ, whose protein sequence is MRSAFVGPDQVVELIRKTLIEAMVLSTPLLLVTCVVSLAVSLVQTLTSVQEQTLSTVPRLVAVFVATMVALPWMVHRVVGFTVRMLSDLHQYLG, encoded by the coding sequence ATGAGGAGTGCATTTGTGGGACCGGACCAGGTAGTGGAGCTGATTCGAAAAACATTGATCGAGGCGATGGTGCTGAGCACGCCTCTGCTGCTGGTGACCTGCGTGGTCAGCCTCGCTGTGAGTCTGGTGCAGACGCTGACGAGTGTGCAGGAGCAGACGCTTTCGACGGTTCCGAGGCTAGTAGCTGTCTTTGTGGCGACGATGGTTGCGCTGCCGTGGATGGTGCATCGCGTTGTGGGTTTCACGGTGCGGATGCTCTCCGATCTTCACCAGTATCTGGGGTAG
- a CDS encoding flagellar biosynthetic protein FliR — MSQDAALIVDWQSYLTAGVLVLVRLSGLMVFAPVFSSAAIAPRIKAGFVIAMTALLAPAVMVLPGAHPTLDMKSVLGELAVGLVFGISLSLLMEALIFAGALLSLQFSFSLVNLMDPNSRIEIDVLGQVLNWLGLLVIIAAGLDRTLIASVVRSFSVVPVGEAVMHAKTGAAIVMMAGGIFLAGLQLAAPVLAASLTVEVVVALVSRLAPQLPAMVVSIPLKTLVSYAVLIASLAVWPGWIERHFTALLDAAGRLMASI; from the coding sequence ATGAGTCAGGATGCTGCATTGATCGTCGACTGGCAGAGCTATCTCACGGCAGGCGTGCTGGTGCTTGTGCGATTGAGTGGGTTGATGGTGTTTGCGCCGGTGTTTTCTTCGGCTGCTATCGCTCCACGTATCAAGGCGGGATTTGTCATTGCGATGACAGCACTCCTCGCGCCTGCCGTTATGGTTCTTCCTGGAGCGCACCCGACGCTGGATATGAAGTCGGTGCTCGGCGAGCTTGCGGTTGGGCTGGTGTTCGGCATCTCGCTTTCGTTGTTGATGGAGGCACTGATATTTGCTGGAGCACTGCTCAGCTTGCAGTTCAGCTTTTCGCTCGTTAACTTGATGGACCCAAACTCGCGCATTGAGATTGACGTGCTTGGCCAGGTACTTAATTGGCTTGGTTTGTTGGTCATCATTGCGGCGGGTTTGGACAGGACTCTTATTGCGTCGGTGGTGCGCAGCTTCAGCGTAGTTCCCGTTGGTGAAGCAGTCATGCATGCAAAGACTGGAGCCGCCATCGTAATGATGGCTGGTGGCATTTTTCTTGCCGGTTTGCAATTAGCAGCTCCGGTGCTTGCGGCTTCTCTGACGGTTGAGGTAGTAGTTGCGCTGGTATCGCGCCTGGCACCGCAGTTGCCTGCGATGGTGGTGAGTATTCCACTGAAGACGTTGGTCTCGTATGCAGTGCTGATTGCCAGCCTTGCAGTGTGGCCTGGATGGATTGAGCGGCACTTTACGGCGCTGCTCGATGCTGCAGGAAGGTTGATGGCGTCCATATGA
- a CDS encoding FliA/WhiG family RNA polymerase sigma factor has product MSAGGAVPARVFEQLSKKRGFNDAAAFDDYAGGEAKDAKASMSFVDSVAVLPENYAAPERDVLLMEHLPTVRYVARRIHERLPQHVDLDDLVSAGVVGLIDALSKFDRSKKVQFKSYAQFRIRGAILDSLRTLDWSPRELRRKGRAVEEAIRAVTQRVGRAPLEQEIATEMGLGLGDYQQLLGELKGLEIGSLHIERSEDSGDEELAYVPGSPEEDPLFRCLKGEMKQRLADAIDDLPEKERMVLTLYYYEELTMKEIGLTLGVVESRVSQIHSSAVVRLRVALAGLHNGIPAEVKSLKRKTVVR; this is encoded by the coding sequence ATGAGTGCAGGTGGCGCAGTTCCGGCGCGGGTGTTTGAGCAGTTGTCGAAGAAGAGAGGCTTCAACGATGCAGCAGCTTTCGATGACTATGCGGGGGGAGAAGCGAAAGATGCAAAGGCATCCATGTCCTTTGTGGATAGTGTTGCAGTGTTGCCCGAGAACTACGCGGCACCGGAGCGCGACGTTTTGTTGATGGAGCATCTGCCGACTGTGCGATATGTAGCTCGTAGGATTCACGAGCGGCTGCCGCAGCATGTTGATCTCGATGATCTGGTGTCGGCTGGTGTTGTCGGCTTGATCGATGCGCTTTCGAAGTTTGATCGCAGTAAAAAAGTTCAGTTCAAGAGTTATGCGCAGTTTCGAATTCGCGGCGCAATCCTTGATTCGCTGCGGACGCTTGACTGGAGTCCACGTGAGCTTCGTCGCAAGGGCAGGGCAGTGGAAGAGGCGATCCGCGCAGTTACCCAACGTGTTGGCCGTGCACCGCTTGAGCAGGAGATTGCGACAGAGATGGGGCTGGGCCTTGGGGATTATCAGCAGCTTCTGGGTGAGTTGAAAGGGCTTGAGATTGGAAGCCTGCACATTGAGCGGTCAGAAGACTCCGGCGATGAGGAGCTTGCATATGTTCCAGGCTCGCCTGAAGAGGACCCGCTCTTTCGCTGTCTGAAAGGTGAGATGAAGCAGCGACTCGCGGATGCAATCGATGACTTGCCGGAGAAGGAGCGCATGGTGTTGACGCTCTATTACTATGAGGAACTCACGATGAAGGAGATTGGGTTGACGCTCGGCGTGGTGGAGTCGCGCGTCTCGCAGATTCATTCTTCGGCGGTGGTTCGTCTGCGTGTTGCGTTGGCAGGGCTGCACAATGGCATTCCGGCAGAGGTCAAGAGTTTGAAACGTAAGACTGTGGTGCGTTGA
- the fliN gene encoding flagellar motor switch protein FliN, giving the protein MDVVETVGGEAGIDLLRDIELDATLQFGEREMFLREVLELGPGDVVELDRHVSEPVDLVVGDRIVARGEVVVMNGNFALRVTEVATPQLRLESIRCLF; this is encoded by the coding sequence ATGGATGTAGTGGAAACGGTGGGAGGCGAAGCTGGAATTGATCTGCTCCGCGACATCGAACTTGATGCGACGTTGCAGTTCGGAGAGCGCGAGATGTTTTTGCGCGAGGTGCTGGAACTGGGACCGGGAGATGTTGTTGAACTCGACCGGCACGTTTCGGAGCCAGTGGACCTGGTGGTTGGAGATAGGATTGTTGCGCGCGGAGAGGTCGTCGTGATGAACGGAAACTTCGCGCTGCGTGTGACAGAAGTAGCGACGCCGCAACTGCGGCTGGAGAGTATTCGATGCCTCTTTTGA
- a CDS encoding EscU/YscU/HrcU family type III secretion system export apparatus switch protein encodes MSEKGTEQATPQKKKKAREKGDSVHSRELLSAVAMLSGVLMLGIVAHNFVAGWRDAFEECVRIAAASDGADAGMIWSRAARAMLGPVALPVGLVLAASFAGALISGLAQSGGFQIYANALEPKFSKLSPVTNLQNLFSLRSATRMLKSLVPAAAMGFLGWNALRALMAPMPVMSLVRLPSTFSTAYQLAFDAAWITLAWSALDYAVEWRSWNERLKMTKQELRDEARDTMGNPQIKAKIRQVQRAMRRRKVKADMSRASVVITNPTHYAVALEFDFETMAAPTVLAKGRDLHAAEIREEARWAGVPLIENPPLARSLYKMVEPGQSIPFELYAAVAGILAYLYRQKVAERVRREREAQQRAKAVPPVAFAGMRGFGGGM; translated from the coding sequence ATGAGCGAAAAAGGTACAGAGCAGGCGACTCCGCAAAAGAAGAAGAAGGCGCGTGAGAAGGGCGACTCTGTGCATAGTCGTGAGTTGCTCTCTGCCGTGGCAATGCTGAGTGGCGTACTGATGCTGGGGATTGTCGCGCACAACTTCGTGGCTGGTTGGAGAGATGCGTTCGAGGAGTGCGTTCGGATTGCAGCGGCGAGCGATGGGGCGGATGCGGGCATGATCTGGAGTCGGGCTGCACGAGCAATGCTCGGCCCGGTTGCACTGCCTGTGGGATTGGTATTGGCTGCCAGCTTTGCTGGTGCGTTGATCTCGGGTCTTGCACAGAGTGGAGGCTTCCAGATCTATGCCAATGCATTGGAGCCAAAGTTTTCGAAGCTTAGCCCAGTCACGAATCTGCAGAACTTGTTTTCGCTGCGATCGGCTACGCGGATGCTCAAGTCATTGGTGCCGGCAGCTGCGATGGGGTTTCTGGGGTGGAATGCGCTTAGGGCTCTGATGGCGCCGATGCCTGTGATGAGTCTGGTGAGGTTGCCATCCACATTTTCAACTGCGTACCAACTGGCATTCGATGCCGCATGGATCACGCTTGCGTGGTCGGCGCTGGATTATGCGGTTGAATGGCGGAGCTGGAATGAGCGGCTGAAGATGACGAAGCAGGAGTTGCGAGACGAGGCTCGTGACACGATGGGCAATCCGCAGATTAAGGCGAAGATACGCCAGGTGCAGCGTGCTATGCGTCGGCGAAAGGTGAAGGCTGATATGTCGCGCGCAAGCGTGGTCATCACGAACCCGACGCACTACGCAGTGGCTCTTGAATTCGACTTCGAAACGATGGCAGCTCCTACGGTGCTGGCTAAGGGGCGCGATCTTCATGCAGCAGAGATACGCGAAGAAGCGCGGTGGGCGGGAGTTCCGTTGATTGAGAACCCTCCGCTGGCGCGCAGCCTGTACAAGATGGTCGAGCCCGGTCAGTCGATTCCGTTTGAGTTGTATGCCGCAGTGGCTGGAATTTTGGCGTATCTGTATCGGCAAAAAGTTGCCGAGCGTGTGAGGCGTGAACGAGAAGCGCAGCAGCGTGCTAAGGCGGTGCCTCCAGTGGCGTTTGCGGGCATGCGCGGCTTTGGAGGTGGGATGTGA
- a CDS encoding flagellar basal body-associated FliL family protein codes for MGPLLIAVISGIVIATLALGSVAYWLLRSGRLPMQGKASVRQEQVAPTPTHVVALDPLVVNLADAGGNAYLRVTMALRVEDVTGKKGASESNEKSGDANASGSVAEVRDTALTVLGQQTSTELLAPGGKEHLKSQLKAALAAHDPDLKVVDIFFTDFLVQQ; via the coding sequence ATGGGACCGCTGCTCATCGCAGTAATTTCCGGAATCGTGATTGCCACGCTCGCTCTCGGCAGTGTCGCGTACTGGCTGCTACGCTCGGGGCGCCTGCCGATGCAAGGCAAGGCATCCGTGCGGCAGGAGCAGGTAGCACCGACTCCGACCCATGTGGTTGCGCTCGACCCTTTGGTGGTCAACCTAGCTGACGCGGGAGGGAACGCCTATCTCCGTGTGACGATGGCTCTTCGTGTGGAAGATGTCACTGGCAAGAAAGGCGCAAGCGAGTCGAACGAGAAATCTGGCGATGCGAATGCCAGTGGTTCGGTCGCGGAGGTGCGAGATACGGCGTTGACGGTGCTGGGGCAGCAGACCTCGACGGAGCTGCTGGCTCCTGGAGGCAAGGAGCACCTCAAGTCGCAGCTCAAGGCGGCGTTAGCAGCGCATGATCCAGACCTGAAGGTCGTGGATATTTTTTTTACGGATTTTCTAGTGCAGCAGTAG